The Lynx canadensis isolate LIC74 chromosome A2, mLynCan4.pri.v2, whole genome shotgun sequence DNA segment ggaacctgcttgagattctctctcctcctctctctgcccctcccccctcacatgcctgctttctctctcaaaataaataaaccttaaaaaacaacaaatataaaaataagtaaactaaacaAGAAGGCCCCCATTCTCaagcccccctctccccacccccccgccctgccccgggcAAGGATAGTTTGGATAGTTTGTCGCAGTTTGTTTTACCGAAATGAGGTATTACTTTACACTCAATACAATGGAAATTCCTTCAACACAATTCATGCAGTTTTATGTCACTTAATGTAATGTCAGTATCATATCCCGGGGTGTGAATGCACCAGTACCTATCCCTTTTGCTTCCGGCTGTTTGCTACCATTAACAACACTGCTTtgggtatttaaaaacaaaaacaaacccaatcCCAGGTGTCCTAGGACCAGAAGTCTGCTCAGAAGCCCGGGGCCACCGTGACAGGTGAGGCTCTCGGTGAGCCAGGGCTCCCCTCTGAGCTGCCTGCCAGCATCCGGCATCTACACAATGAGGGGTCAGGTTAGAAGAGGACCAGGGTCCCCCCTGTGGATGGGATCGGTCAGAGTCAAAGCACTGGCTCCCTCCTGCAATCACCCGGCACAAACTAAGTGAGGACCTGCAACGTGCAGGCACTGACCTGGGCACTGTCACTGGACCGTGGAGATGGTTCCCGCCCTCAGGGACCCCTGTGCAGTTGAGGAAAAGGCAGATGACAGATACACACAAGAATGGGAGCAACGCCATGCCTCGAAGCGGGCTGGGAGTTGCCagatgctaaaaaaataaaacacccacATTCCGTGTGAACACAGGAATGCTCCTGTGGGTCTAGGGTAGTGTGTAAATGGGGTGtttaatgttgttgtttttttttaatgtttatttatttttgagagagagagagagagagagagagacagagcgtgaatgggggagggcagaaagagagggaaagacagaatccgaagcaggctccaggatctgagccgtcagcacagagcccgacgtgggcctcgaactcatgaacagcgagatcatggcctgagcggaagtcagactgAGGCACGGTCTAAatataatgcaaattaaaaatggtCTCCAGCTAGAGACCAGTGTTTGAtggaaactgagccccagacTGCAGTGTCCTGTGAAAAACAGGGTTCAGCAAAGCGTTAGAAGGCGCTAAAGACACGGGGGAACCAAAAAGCGGCTTTCTCCCTGACCTTTTCCGAAGAaccgaagaaaatgaaaacccacGTCGTTCTCCCCCTGTGGGGTTCTCAGCCCATGGGAGCTGCCCAGCCCACACCCCGTGTATACAAGCAGGACAGACATCAtcgctcccattttacagatgaggaaatctgaGATTTGGAGGAAGAGCCAACAAAGTCGCTCAGCTCCAAGGCCTCTTCCTCCTGGAAaccttccccacctccagagaCCTGGGGAGGGGCCTCCTTGGTCCTCCCACAGACCCTgaactgaggcccagtgaggcGCTGGTGGCACATAGCCTACCTTGTGGGACCCCCTTCCGTAAACTGGGGTCGACTTACCGTTCTGGGCCCGAGCCCGCTGGATCCCTGAGTGCCCGCTGCCCCCGCAGATAGGGCCCCCCGGCGGCTGCATTCGGGGGATAAGCCAGGCTATTTTCAtcacttccttcctcccactcGAGCAGCGCCCACCATCTGCTGCCTCACATCCAGCTGCCAACTCAGCCTCCACCAGGACAGTTCAAGCCACAGAAGAGGGTGCCGACTGCAGGCCTCACAAGTAAGTGGCCCTCCTTATTGCCCATcgccccctcccacacacacccccgcTCCCAGGTGGGACAACGGGACAGGACCTGGCAGGGGAGGCCAGCCACCGAGGCCTGCCTGTGTCCCACCTTCAGCTCTCCGCTCCAGATGGGGCTGGGCGGGGGGCACTCGCTCTGAGACACGGGCTCCTTGGTTTATTCAACCCAAATTCACAGGAAGCCTGCGCGGGCCAGGCCCTGGTGGGAAGGGCCTGTCTTAGGAAGGGGAAACGCTCGTAGGGAAGTCACCTAGAGCTCATGAGGCCTGAGTTTGAGTCTGTTCTCTGACACAGACCGCTGGGTGACCCTGCACAAGTCACGCTCCGtccctgggcctcaatttccccaaCTCTGAGCATTAGCCTAGATGCATGGCTTCCCACAGGGAACCTCTTCTGttctccttccctgtctgcaCCTCAGCATCCAGTTTTCGGCATTGGCTTTCACCTAAGAGTTCACTCGGCCTCGGGGCGAGCTGTTTGGCGTGGTtgggaggaggtgtggtctgTGAAATCCACACTGGCTGCCTGACCCCAGGCTTAGAGGTAGGGGAGCTGGGAGGAGCCTGGGGGCCAGGGGTCGGAACTGGGAATCATGTAGCAGGCATCAGCGCCCCTCACCCATGAACTGGGGCTGGGGTCTCTGTTAGGGGCCAGGAGGTCCCTTCCCAAGAACCTTCTTACCCTCCCTCCCGTCCCCCATCACAGCCACGCTCACCATCCTGCCTTCTGAGTGTCCAGTGAGGCTCAGCGAGGCCTGGGTGGGACTCATTACACTTGCTTCTGTCTTCACCACCCCATTTCAACACAGGAGAAAGTTGAGGCCTGAGAACGGAGGTGAGTGGTCCCTTGTCTCAGGTTCGATCCCCCTAGCCCTTGGCATGGGGTGGAGGCTGCCGggccctccctcaccctccctcaCCTCACGGCCACTCTCCCCACAGCCAGCCTGCCAATGCCTGCCTGGGGGGCCCTGTTGCTGCTCTGGGCTGCCGCAGAGGCCACCAAGGACTGCCCGGCGGAGTGCACCTGCCAGGCCCTGGAAACCATGGGGCTGTCGGTGGactgcagggggcgggggctcacagccctgcccaccctgcccacccaGACCCGCTACCTCCTGCTGGCCAATAACAGCCTTAGCTCCGTGCCTCCGGGTGCCTTCGACCACCTGCCCCAGCTACAGGTCCTCGACGTGACGCAGAACCCCTGGCACTGCGACTGCAGTCTCACCTACCTGCGTCTCTGGCTGGAGGACCGCACGCCCGAGGCCCTGCTGCACGTCCGCTGCGCCAGCCCCAAGCTCGCCACGGCCCACCCCTTGGGCCAGCTCACGGGCTATGAGCTGGGCA contains these protein-coding regions:
- the GP9 gene encoding platelet glycoprotein IX translates to MPAWGALLLLWAAAEATKDCPAECTCQALETMGLSVDCRGRGLTALPTLPTQTRYLLLANNSLSSVPPGAFDHLPQLQVLDVTQNPWHCDCSLTYLRLWLEDRTPEALLHVRCASPKLATAHPLGQLTGYELGSCGWHLQASWAYPGFWWDVALVVVATLGLALLAGLLCTATETLD